From Paenibacillus polymyxa, the proteins below share one genomic window:
- a CDS encoding UbiD family decarboxylase produces MIYQNLRQFIEALRKENDLKIIEAPVDPYLELAEIHRRVIEEEGPALLFTNVKGTPFPVASNLFGTNRRVDMAFGPRPEQLMDAIVGATKTLLPPTPKALWNERGLIKDMLKVGLKTVSHNEAPVLGVRRTDAPLAPLPRVTSWHEDGGPFITLPLVYTEKPGQSKDHNLGMYRIQIYDDQTTGIHWQIHKGGGFHYHEAELRNEPLPTTIIIGGPPALIASAIAPAPENLPELLLASLIMGGKLPMTEDPLGGHRIPAEAEFAISGYVPPHERRPEGPFGDHFGYYSLQHDFPVFHVKHMHHRKDAIYPATIVGKPRQEDYYLGEFLQRLLSPAYPLVMPSVKSLWAYAETGVHALAAAVVRESYSREALVSGFTILGQGQLSLTKFLMLTDRVIDLSDFNLLLETILERFNPARDLFIFNHTSHDTLDYTGRKLNHGSKAILMGVGEPVRELPRVYEGGDLPGIREIEPYCGGCLVISGSSFEQEPELAARVLERLAAGEQEWPLVFIVDDAKEVVRSQASFLWTVFTRFNPATDMYADSEVRLHHLNYKLPIVVDARMKPGYPDEVLPREDIVKLVDQRWTSYFA; encoded by the coding sequence GAAAATGATCTTAAAATTATAGAAGCACCTGTCGATCCTTATTTGGAGCTGGCTGAAATCCACCGAAGAGTCATTGAGGAAGAGGGTCCGGCACTGCTGTTTACCAATGTCAAAGGAACCCCGTTTCCTGTAGCCAGTAATTTGTTCGGCACGAATCGCCGTGTGGACATGGCTTTTGGCCCTCGTCCAGAGCAACTGATGGATGCAATTGTAGGTGCGACCAAGACGCTGCTTCCACCTACACCCAAAGCGTTGTGGAATGAACGTGGCCTGATTAAGGACATGCTAAAAGTAGGACTAAAAACAGTATCTCATAACGAAGCTCCTGTATTGGGCGTTCGCCGTACGGATGCTCCGCTGGCTCCGCTGCCTAGAGTAACCAGTTGGCACGAGGATGGAGGACCGTTCATTACGCTTCCGCTCGTGTATACCGAAAAGCCAGGTCAGTCTAAGGACCATAATTTGGGGATGTATCGCATCCAGATTTATGATGATCAGACGACAGGGATTCATTGGCAAATCCATAAAGGCGGCGGCTTCCATTATCATGAGGCAGAGCTGCGTAATGAGCCGTTGCCTACGACGATCATCATCGGTGGCCCGCCTGCTCTGATTGCGTCTGCCATTGCTCCTGCCCCGGAAAACTTGCCAGAGCTGTTGCTGGCTTCTCTGATTATGGGGGGCAAGCTGCCCATGACAGAAGACCCGCTTGGAGGCCATCGCATTCCGGCAGAAGCCGAGTTTGCGATCAGCGGCTATGTGCCGCCTCATGAACGTCGCCCGGAAGGGCCGTTTGGCGATCATTTTGGCTATTACTCATTACAACATGATTTTCCTGTGTTTCATGTCAAACATATGCATCACCGCAAAGATGCCATTTATCCGGCAACCATTGTAGGTAAGCCACGGCAGGAAGACTACTATCTCGGCGAATTTTTGCAACGTCTGTTGTCGCCCGCCTATCCGCTTGTGATGCCTTCTGTCAAGTCGTTATGGGCATATGCAGAAACAGGTGTACATGCGCTGGCAGCGGCAGTCGTACGTGAAAGCTACTCCCGTGAAGCGCTGGTATCCGGCTTTACCATTCTGGGTCAAGGTCAATTGTCGTTGACCAAATTCCTGATGCTGACGGATCGGGTGATCGATTTATCCGACTTTAACCTGTTGCTAGAAACCATTTTGGAGCGATTTAATCCAGCCAGAGATCTGTTTATTTTTAACCATACGTCTCACGATACACTCGATTACACGGGCCGCAAGCTGAATCACGGCAGCAAGGCGATTCTGATGGGGGTAGGCGAGCCTGTGCGTGAATTGCCTCGCGTTTATGAAGGCGGCGATCTGCCGGGAATTCGTGAAATCGAACCCTATTGCGGAGGTTGCCTCGTTATATCCGGCTCGTCCTTTGAGCAGGAGCCTGAACTCGCTGCGCGTGTATTGGAGCGATTAGCTGCGGGTGAGCAAGAGTGGCCGCTTGTCTTTATCGTGGACGATGCCAAAGAAGTTGTTCGCTCCCAAGCCTCGTTCCTGTGGACGGTATTCACACGCTTTAACCCGGCTACAGATATGTACGCCGACAGCGAAGTACGTTTGCATCACCTGAACTATAAGCTGCCGATTGTAGTGGATGCACGTATGAAGCCAGGCTACCCTGATGAGGTGCTACCGCGTGAGGATATAGTTAAGCTTGTAGATCAACGGTGGACGAGTTATTTCGCTTGA
- a CDS encoding Cthe_2314 family HEPN domain-containing protein: MIRKLLGEPPRENHGVLLDAMNSMSDMLHLLERQIQASGDPTHDFRKADILTRGLMSSLDELEQSHHAAAFFRMKVKAGYAEDMSKDEKSDYALYVFFYKDGFVRVFSILDKLGNWMNDLYDLKTGQYKAHYSYFTVLRQLKYLKMHPVLTDNLNDIKDTYNDAINRLRKRRNTEIHYMNTEMQDDLWQRHRALYGKIQLEDLDHHLEDLQQGLEMVCRSLSNAFSYTAKQWENRAVRP, encoded by the coding sequence ATGATACGCAAGCTGTTGGGCGAGCCCCCACGTGAAAATCATGGCGTCCTGCTGGATGCCATGAATAGCATGTCAGACATGTTACATTTGCTGGAACGGCAAATCCAGGCCAGTGGTGATCCTACCCATGACTTTCGGAAGGCGGATATTTTAACACGTGGTCTGATGTCGTCTTTGGATGAACTGGAGCAGAGCCATCATGCTGCCGCCTTTTTCCGTATGAAAGTGAAAGCCGGATACGCTGAAGATATGAGCAAGGATGAAAAATCCGATTATGCTTTGTATGTTTTCTTTTATAAGGATGGGTTTGTGCGGGTATTCTCTATTTTGGATAAGCTTGGTAACTGGATGAATGATTTGTATGATTTAAAAACAGGGCAGTATAAGGCACATTATTCTTATTTTACTGTATTGAGACAGCTCAAATATCTCAAAATGCATCCTGTATTGACTGATAATTTGAATGATATCAAGGACACATACAACGATGCCATCAATCGCCTGCGTAAGCGTCGAAATACGGAAATACACTATATGAACACGGAAATGCAGGATGATCTCTGGCAACGTCACCGTGCTTTATATGGAAAAATCCAACTGGAGGACCTTGATCACCATCTGGAAGATTTGCAGCAGGGCTTGGAAATGGTATGCCGGTCGCTATCAAACGCATTTTCTTATACTGCGAAACAATGGGAGAACCGGGCAGTGCGCCCATAA
- a CDS encoding methionine ABC transporter ATP-binding protein: MIELKQLTKHYGKGNRRVNALSGLNLSIKRGEIFGVIGHSGAGKSTLIRCINLLERPTSGEVWVDGVNLVTVSQAQLQKQRRKIGMIFQHFNLLSSATVYDNIAFPLRLVNTPKQELDKKVRELLELVGLKEHSGKYPSQLSGGQKQRVGIARALASDPHVLLCDEATSALDPQTTGSILKLLLDINQRFNLTIVLITHEMHVIQSICDRVGVIHEGDIVEQGPVAEVFLKPQHQVTKDFIQREAEHPEELQAAIAAAGSGESAQVVRISFLGSKTYDAILSRTARSTGVDFAILQGTISTIKNVPYGQLIVRFEGNHEDIENTLREVSGQGLDVEVIGQ; encoded by the coding sequence TTGATAGAGCTTAAGCAATTAACCAAGCATTATGGTAAAGGTAACCGACGCGTTAATGCGTTGTCCGGGTTGAACCTTTCTATAAAGCGTGGAGAAATATTCGGGGTGATTGGTCATTCCGGGGCGGGCAAAAGTACGTTGATCCGCTGTATTAATTTATTGGAACGCCCTACTTCAGGCGAAGTATGGGTAGATGGGGTTAACCTTGTGACTGTGAGTCAAGCCCAGTTACAGAAGCAACGCCGAAAAATCGGAATGATTTTTCAACATTTTAATTTGTTGTCTTCGGCGACAGTGTATGACAACATTGCATTTCCATTGCGGCTGGTAAATACCCCAAAGCAGGAGCTAGACAAGAAAGTTCGCGAGCTGCTGGAATTGGTGGGACTGAAAGAACACAGTGGAAAATATCCGTCACAGCTCTCAGGTGGACAGAAGCAGCGGGTAGGGATTGCACGGGCACTGGCTAGTGATCCGCATGTGCTGCTGTGTGACGAAGCGACGTCTGCGCTTGATCCGCAGACGACAGGGTCTATCCTGAAATTGCTGTTGGATATTAACCAGCGCTTTAATTTGACCATCGTATTGATTACTCATGAGATGCATGTCATTCAAAGTATATGTGATCGAGTTGGCGTCATTCATGAGGGCGATATCGTGGAGCAAGGTCCGGTGGCGGAAGTGTTTTTGAAGCCACAGCACCAGGTAACTAAGGATTTTATCCAGCGGGAGGCAGAACATCCTGAGGAATTACAAGCAGCGATTGCAGCCGCAGGTAGCGGGGAATCGGCGCAGGTAGTACGTATCTCCTTCTTGGGCAGTAAAACTTATGATGCGATTCTGTCGCGTACGGCTCGAAGTACAGGTGTTGATTTTGCGATCTTGCAGGGCACCATCTCTACGATTAAAAACGTACCGTATGGACAGCTGATCGTTCGTTTTGAAGGAAACCATGAAGATATAGAGAATACGCTGCGCGAAGTGTCTGGGCAAGGACTTGATGTGGAGGTGATCGGACAATGA
- a CDS encoding methionine ABC transporter permease, with translation MSELDFSQVSWEELGNSTLETLQMLGASALFTLVIGLPLGILLFLASRSSLTLMKVIYIVLSFIVNILRSVPFIILIVALIPFTRSLVGTSTGVLGTIPPLVIGAAPFFARLVETSLREVDKGVIEAAQAMGASTGQIIQRVLLREALPGLLAALTITVVTLVSYTAMSGMIGGGGLGTLAINYGYYRYETAVMIVAVVLMVVLVQLLQMAGDRLVRHYTRK, from the coding sequence ATGAGCGAACTTGATTTTTCGCAAGTGAGTTGGGAAGAGCTAGGGAATTCTACGCTGGAAACCCTTCAGATGCTCGGGGCATCTGCATTGTTCACCCTCGTTATTGGATTGCCGCTCGGTATATTGTTGTTTCTGGCGAGCCGCTCCTCGTTGACTTTGATGAAGGTGATATACATTGTATTATCCTTCATCGTGAACATTTTGCGTTCCGTACCATTTATCATCTTGATCGTCGCACTTATTCCTTTTACACGATCGTTGGTAGGTACCTCGACCGGGGTGCTGGGAACCATTCCGCCATTGGTTATCGGGGCTGCTCCTTTCTTCGCACGTCTTGTCGAAACGTCACTACGTGAAGTGGACAAGGGTGTCATTGAAGCTGCACAAGCGATGGGGGCTTCGACAGGACAAATTATCCAGCGTGTGCTGTTACGCGAAGCACTGCCCGGCCTGCTCGCCGCATTAACCATTACCGTCGTTACACTCGTATCTTACACGGCAATGTCCGGTATGATCGGAGGCGGTGGACTGGGGACGCTGGCTATCAACTACGGCTATTATCGTTACGAAACGGCTGTAATGATTGTTGCGGTCGTGCTAATGGTCGTATTGGTACAACTGCTGCAAATGGCAGGAGATCGCCTCGTGCGGCATTATACTCGAAAATAG
- a CDS encoding MetQ/NlpA family ABC transporter substrate-binding protein: MKKWVLAVLSLTLIAVLAACGTKSTTSDTNNAAENTGGSPREVELKVGASPVPHAEILEAIKPQLEKEGVRLQVVQFNDYVQPNVQLFDKQLDANFYQHVPYLNVMNKERKMDLVSVGAVHLEPFGIYSQKYKKLDELPDGATVAIPNDATNGGRALLLLEKQGLIKLKDASNIEATVKDITENKKNLEFKTLEAAMLPRQLPEVDIALINTNYALEAKLNPTKDALALEDKDSPYANVLVARPDNKDSEAIQKLLKALQSPETKKFIEDKYQGAIIPAF, translated from the coding sequence ATGAAGAAATGGGTATTGGCTGTATTGAGCTTGACATTAATTGCGGTACTGGCTGCTTGCGGTACAAAGAGCACAACATCGGATACAAACAATGCGGCCGAAAATACAGGCGGGTCACCGCGTGAAGTCGAGCTGAAAGTTGGAGCTTCTCCTGTGCCACATGCGGAAATTTTGGAAGCGATCAAGCCTCAGTTGGAAAAAGAAGGGGTTCGTCTTCAAGTCGTTCAGTTTAACGACTATGTACAGCCGAACGTACAATTGTTTGACAAGCAACTGGATGCTAACTTTTATCAACATGTACCTTACCTGAATGTGATGAATAAAGAGCGTAAAATGGATCTGGTTTCTGTTGGCGCGGTTCATCTGGAACCATTCGGTATCTACTCTCAAAAATATAAAAAGCTTGATGAACTTCCAGACGGTGCAACAGTAGCGATTCCGAACGATGCGACCAATGGAGGCCGTGCATTGTTGCTGTTGGAGAAACAAGGTCTGATCAAGCTGAAGGACGCAAGCAACATTGAAGCTACCGTAAAAGATATTACTGAAAACAAGAAAAATCTGGAATTTAAAACTTTGGAAGCAGCTATGCTGCCACGTCAGTTGCCTGAAGTGGATATTGCGTTGATCAACACGAACTACGCTTTGGAAGCCAAGCTGAATCCGACCAAGGATGCATTGGCACTGGAAGACAAAGATTCACCATATGCTAACGTACTGGTAGCACGTCCTGATAATAAAGATTCCGAAGCGATCCAAAAACTGCTTAAAGCTTTGCAATCTCCAGAAACTAAAAAATTCATTGAAGACAAATATCAAGGCGCAATTATCCCTGCATTTTAA
- a CDS encoding SDR family oxidoreductase — translation MRDKVALITGSAKGLGKMTALRLADEGCDIALNYVHSQAEAEALKRVIESKGVRCLSLQADISVQEDITRLIGEVQDWLGGVDIMVNNAGPFIRERRLFADYSVAEIHAMIQGNLVGTMLLDHLVLPHMRSQQWGRIIHFGFGHAGEARAWPHRAVYAAAKVGLVSFTKSLAVEEAPYGITVNMICPGDIRGANKEKSIADVIGMQDTETPRGRPGSGEDIARVIAYLCEEHSDFITGNIMDVSGGLDPIRPTI, via the coding sequence TTGAGAGACAAAGTCGCACTCATAACGGGTAGTGCCAAAGGTTTAGGTAAAATGACCGCTCTGCGTCTGGCTGATGAAGGTTGTGACATTGCCCTGAATTATGTCCATAGCCAGGCTGAAGCCGAAGCACTTAAGCGGGTAATTGAGTCTAAGGGAGTACGCTGCCTGTCTTTACAAGCAGATATCTCGGTTCAGGAAGATATCACCAGGCTGATCGGTGAAGTGCAGGATTGGCTGGGCGGAGTCGATATTATGGTGAATAATGCTGGACCGTTCATCCGGGAACGCCGTCTGTTTGCGGATTACAGTGTGGCTGAGATTCATGCCATGATACAGGGGAATCTGGTCGGTACCATGTTGCTGGATCATTTGGTATTGCCGCACATGCGTAGCCAGCAATGGGGACGTATTATTCATTTTGGCTTTGGTCATGCTGGAGAAGCAAGGGCTTGGCCGCATCGCGCCGTCTACGCAGCTGCTAAGGTGGGGCTGGTGTCTTTTACGAAGTCACTGGCTGTAGAGGAAGCTCCCTATGGCATCACGGTCAATATGATCTGTCCCGGGGATATCCGAGGAGCGAACAAGGAAAAGTCGATTGCCGATGTCATCGGCATGCAGGATACAGAGACACCGCGTGGGCGTCCAGGAAGCGGAGAGGACATTGCGCGAGTGATCGCCTATTTGTGTGAGGAGCATTCGGATTTTATAACGGGTAATATTATGGATGTGTCCGGAGGATTGGACCCCATTCGGCCAACCATATAA
- a CDS encoding NifU family protein, translating to MSEAQSVQMYDEVADVLDKLRPFLQRDGGDVELVDVEDGIVKLKLVGACGSCPSSTITLKAGIERALLEEVEGVQEVVQVF from the coding sequence ATGAGCGAAGCACAAAGCGTTCAGATGTATGATGAAGTAGCAGACGTACTGGATAAGCTCCGTCCGTTCCTGCAACGCGATGGCGGTGACGTTGAGCTGGTTGACGTTGAAGATGGTATCGTTAAGCTGAAGCTGGTAGGCGCTTGCGGCAGTTGCCCAAGTTCTACAATTACGCTGAAGGCAGGGATTGAACGCGCTCTTCTCGAAGAAGTCGAAGGCGTCCAAGAAGTGGTACAAGTATTCTAA
- a CDS encoding YuzB family protein — protein MLRPIIEFCTSNMHFGTDEIMAKLEQNPDYDVIEYGCLSNCGQCNAEPYAMVNGEIVSADSAELLYEVILNKIKEAEAWDNLDLD, from the coding sequence ATGTTAAGACCTATTATTGAATTTTGCACCAGTAACATGCATTTTGGTACCGATGAGATTATGGCTAAACTGGAACAGAATCCAGATTATGATGTGATTGAATACGGCTGCCTAAGCAATTGCGGTCAGTGTAACGCTGAGCCTTATGCGATGGTTAACGGTGAAATTGTATCCGCAGATTCAGCAGAGCTTCTGTACGAAGTGATTCTAAACAAAATTAAAGAAGCCGAAGCATGGGACAACCTGGATTTGGATTAA
- a CDS encoding NAD(P)/FAD-dependent oxidoreductase, whose translation MKNFVILGGGYGGLTIAKELLDKHIPDDIQVILVDRMPFQGLKTEYYALAAGTVSDFDLRVHFPDEQRLIRKYGEVTSMDLENKMVHFQDGDPLPYDQLVIALGCTDRFHNTPGAEEYSCTIQSFNHTRQTYLRLNEIKPYGHVHIVGGGLSGVEIAAELRESRADLNITIMDRGERVLSAFPQRLSAYVHAWFKEHQVNALNHVAVSRIEPGAIYNRDEPIMTDAVVWTAGIQPVKIVQDLAVPKDPQGRIVLNEYYQIPDHPEVYVVGDCASLPYSPSAQAAEVQGEQIAHIVRDLWKGQTPHPHPLKLRGTLGALGKKAGFGYGFMGSTSLRGRVPRLLKSGVLWKSKRHFG comes from the coding sequence ATGAAAAATTTCGTTATTCTAGGGGGCGGCTATGGCGGCCTTACCATTGCCAAAGAATTGCTGGATAAACACATTCCCGACGATATTCAAGTTATTTTAGTGGATCGGATGCCCTTTCAGGGACTGAAAACAGAATACTATGCCCTTGCGGCAGGTACCGTATCTGATTTTGATTTGCGGGTACATTTTCCGGATGAACAACGCCTTATTCGCAAATACGGAGAAGTCACTTCGATGGATCTTGAGAATAAAATGGTTCATTTTCAAGATGGTGATCCTTTGCCCTATGACCAACTTGTCATCGCGCTAGGTTGTACCGACCGTTTTCATAATACACCGGGAGCTGAAGAATACAGCTGTACGATCCAATCCTTTAATCATACCCGCCAAACGTATCTGCGCTTGAATGAAATCAAGCCTTATGGACATGTCCATATTGTAGGTGGCGGTCTAAGTGGGGTCGAGATTGCTGCGGAGTTACGTGAAAGCCGCGCGGATTTGAATATTACGATTATGGATCGGGGCGAGCGGGTGCTATCAGCATTTCCGCAACGTTTGTCTGCTTATGTACATGCCTGGTTCAAGGAGCATCAAGTGAATGCGCTGAATCACGTTGCGGTTTCCCGTATTGAGCCAGGGGCTATTTACAACCGTGATGAGCCAATTATGACCGATGCGGTAGTATGGACAGCCGGGATTCAGCCCGTTAAAATTGTGCAGGATTTAGCTGTCCCTAAAGACCCTCAGGGTCGCATCGTGCTAAATGAATATTATCAAATACCGGATCATCCTGAAGTGTACGTCGTCGGAGACTGTGCGAGCCTTCCTTACTCTCCAAGCGCTCAGGCGGCAGAGGTGCAAGGTGAGCAGATTGCCCACATTGTACGCGACCTGTGGAAAGGACAAACGCCTCACCCGCATCCTTTAAAGCTACGTGGTACATTAGGTGCACTTGGCAAGAAGGCCGGGTTTGGTTATGGCTTTATGGGCAGTACCTCTTTGCGTGGACGAGTGCCGCGTCTGCTGAAGAGCGGTGTGCTCTGGAAGTCCAAACGCCATTTTGGCTAA
- the mqnE gene encoding aminofutalosine synthase MqnE — MSTLVTPFTDRRMAEIVEKVQNGIRLNLEDGIYLYETDDILTLGQLANEANLRKNGKKVYFIENMSLYFTNVCEARCAFCNFRKDQGEEGSYTLSGQEMIDYVEQHIHPGVREFHIVGGHNNHVPFQYYVDSLKALNEKYPNVTLKAYTAAEIDFFTRISGLSVKEVLQELQKAGLQSLTGGGAEILSDEYRKKMRVTKANVDRYLEVHRTAHNLGMKTHTTMLYGSVETYQDRIEHMLQIRELQDETNGFMVFIPLSMQPKSKNANIMRRNSAYEDLKTIAISRLMLDNIDHVKAYFINIGPQLTQVALTFGASDVHGTIVREQISHAAGALTPAGLTRKELIWLVKGAGRIPVERDTFYNEIEVFE; from the coding sequence ATGTCCACATTAGTTACACCTTTTACAGACCGCAGAATGGCGGAAATAGTAGAAAAGGTACAAAACGGGATTCGTTTGAACCTCGAAGATGGTATATATTTGTATGAAACTGACGATATTCTCACACTGGGCCAGTTGGCTAACGAAGCTAATTTACGCAAGAATGGTAAAAAGGTTTATTTTATCGAAAACATGAGCCTGTACTTCACCAATGTATGCGAAGCGCGCTGCGCGTTCTGCAATTTCCGCAAGGATCAGGGGGAGGAAGGCTCTTATACGTTGTCTGGGCAGGAAATGATTGATTATGTAGAGCAACATATCCATCCAGGCGTAAGAGAATTCCATATCGTCGGCGGTCATAATAATCATGTGCCTTTCCAATACTATGTAGATTCATTGAAGGCACTAAATGAAAAGTATCCCAACGTTACACTGAAAGCATACACTGCAGCGGAAATTGACTTTTTCACACGCATAAGCGGCTTGAGTGTTAAAGAAGTTCTTCAAGAGCTGCAAAAGGCAGGACTTCAATCTTTGACTGGTGGTGGCGCGGAAATCTTATCCGATGAATATCGGAAGAAGATGCGTGTTACCAAAGCCAATGTGGACCGCTATCTTGAAGTACATCGTACGGCCCACAATCTCGGTATGAAAACTCATACGACGATGCTGTACGGTTCAGTCGAAACTTATCAGGATCGTATTGAGCACATGCTGCAAATTCGTGAATTGCAGGATGAAACAAATGGATTTATGGTATTTATCCCACTGTCCATGCAGCCGAAAAGCAAAAACGCCAACATCATGCGCCGCAACTCTGCTTACGAGGATCTCAAAACCATTGCGATCAGCCGTTTGATGCTGGACAATATCGACCATGTTAAAGCTTACTTCATTAATATTGGTCCGCAATTGACGCAGGTCGCTCTTACCTTTGGCGCATCTGATGTCCATGGCACGATTGTGCGCGAGCAGATCAGCCATGCCGCAGGTGCGTTGACTCCTGCCGGATTGACCCGCAAAGAGCTAATCTGGCTGGTCAAAGGTGCTGGACGCATACCTGTAGAACGTGACACCTTCTATAACGAAATCGAAGTTTTCGAATAA
- a CDS encoding HesB/IscA family protein: protein MINITDSAAERLKEMLEQQETPNMFLRLGVTPGGCTGFSYAMGFDDNETDQDIYMNVQDMKVVVEKDSIRYLDGLEIDFEESGMSGGFTIHNPNAVATCGCGSSFRTATDAGKPSEEPC from the coding sequence ATGATTAACATCACCGATTCCGCTGCTGAACGCCTGAAAGAAATGCTGGAGCAGCAGGAAACGCCGAATATGTTTTTACGTCTGGGTGTTACGCCAGGTGGATGTACCGGATTTTCGTACGCCATGGGCTTTGATGACAACGAGACGGATCAGGATATATATATGAATGTACAGGATATGAAAGTAGTCGTGGAAAAGGATAGTATCCGCTATCTGGACGGTCTGGAAATCGACTTTGAAGAGTCAGGTATGTCCGGCGGTTTCACGATTCATAATCCGAATGCTGTAGCTACATGCGGCTGCGGTTCAAGCTTCCGTACAGCTACAGATGCAGGGAAACCAAGCGAAGAACCTTGTTAA
- a CDS encoding S-layer homology domain-containing protein — translation MLKKKWLITSIVVVALFFSQSALAAKTFPDVDGTKYEWAAESIRSMVDKGVVSGYKDGTFKPGKTITKAEFVHMFHKLFPEINYSAGKSSEFVDARKHWAHKDFAAIFNGDYVWPFAESVWGDYPNYQFYVKPDKPLTRWDMMMIASVRTDYTNQTLHPEIDEVISSTAQYNDVKVRKANYNDNFSAYYPVLYINKTGEEYSYDGDSQDQKAEAFYTLTKMGVLTADNGYLRPKAQVTRAEAVTLLQRLYNATTKK, via the coding sequence ATGTTGAAAAAGAAATGGCTGATTACCTCTATAGTTGTGGTGGCCCTGTTTTTCAGTCAATCCGCATTGGCGGCAAAAACGTTTCCTGATGTGGACGGTACAAAATATGAATGGGCAGCTGAATCCATCCGTTCGATGGTCGACAAAGGTGTTGTCAGCGGTTATAAGGATGGGACCTTCAAGCCAGGCAAAACTATAACAAAAGCGGAATTTGTCCATATGTTTCATAAACTTTTTCCAGAAATCAATTATTCAGCTGGTAAATCTTCAGAGTTTGTGGATGCGCGCAAGCACTGGGCGCATAAAGATTTTGCAGCCATATTCAACGGGGATTATGTGTGGCCGTTTGCTGAAAGTGTGTGGGGCGATTATCCGAACTATCAATTCTATGTTAAGCCCGACAAACCGCTGACCCGATGGGATATGATGATGATTGCTTCTGTTCGAACGGATTATACCAATCAGACTCTTCACCCTGAGATTGACGAAGTCATTTCCTCAACTGCACAGTACAATGATGTGAAAGTCCGTAAGGCAAATTACAATGACAATTTCTCTGCCTACTATCCGGTACTGTACATCAACAAAACGGGAGAAGAGTACTCCTATGATGGAGATTCTCAGGATCAAAAGGCCGAAGCATTTTACACCCTTACCAAGATGGGTGTTCTTACCGCTGACAATGGATACCTTCGCCCAAAAGCGCAGGTCACACGGGCTGAAGCTGTTACCCTTTTACAGCGTTTGTATAATGCCACAACCAAGAAGTGA
- a CDS encoding nuclear transport factor 2 family protein, giving the protein MQNNQIIEYEEKLRKAMLASDVKILDELIHDKLIFVNHFGQVLNKEADLEAHRSGVLNFTDIQVLNQSVIPLGDTVVTVTRVSLRGTVGNDPIEDEMCYTRVWHNIDGALKIISGHCSTVKLD; this is encoded by the coding sequence ATGCAGAATAATCAAATCATCGAATACGAGGAAAAGTTACGTAAGGCAATGTTGGCTAGTGATGTGAAGATCTTGGATGAGCTTATTCATGATAAGCTTATATTCGTAAATCACTTTGGACAGGTGTTGAACAAAGAAGCAGATCTGGAAGCCCACCGTTCGGGGGTTTTAAATTTTACAGATATTCAAGTTCTTAATCAATCAGTAATTCCACTAGGGGATACTGTCGTTACGGTGACCCGCGTTTCTTTACGAGGAACGGTGGGCAATGATCCCATTGAGGATGAAATGTGCTATACACGCGTTTGGCACAATATAGATGGGGCGTTGAAGATCATTTCAGGGCATTGTAGCACAGTAAAATTAGATTAG